The Tautonia marina DNA window TCTCGAACCGGCCGAGACCATGCCCCGTCTTCGCTTCCTCGATCGCGATCGCACGGTTGCCCCTGCGGGATACAACCGCTGGCTCATTCCGCCGGCCGCGCTGGCGGTGCATCTTTGCATTGGTCAGGTGTACGGATTTAGTGTCTTTAATGAGCCCTTGACCCGCGTTCTCGGGATCGATGAGCCGATTCCGGGGAAGGACTGGACGATCCCGCAGGTCGGCTGGGCCTACTCGATTGCGCTGGTGATGCTCGGGCTGTCGGCGGCCGTCCTCGGCCGATGGGTCGAACGGGCAGGACCGCGGAAGACCATGTTTGCCGCGGCGTGCTGCTTTTGTGGCGGTCTGTGGCTCTCAGGATTGGCGGTGGAGTGGCACAGCCTCGGGTTGCTTTACCTTGGGTATGGGGTGATCGGCGGGTTCGGGCTTGGCCTCGGCTACATCGCGCCGGTTTCGACGCTGGTTCGCTGGTTCCCCGACCGTCCCGGCATGGCGACGGGCCTGGCGATCATGGGCTTCGGCGGGGGAGCGTTGATCGGTGCTCCGCTTGGGGTCAAGTTGATGGGAACCTTTGCGTCGGAGACCTCGGTGGGGGTCAGGGAAGCGTTCCTGGTGATGGGAACGGTCTACTTTGCCTACATGATCTTCGGCGCCGCGACCGTCAGAGTTCCCGCGCCGGACTGGCAACCGAAGGGGTATGATCCGGCAATCCGACGCAAGAGCATGATGGCTCGCTCGGACATTCCCGTGGATCTTGCCTGGCGGACCCGGCCGTTCTGGCTGCTCTGGCTGGTGCTCTGCCTGAACGTGACGGCGGGCATTGGGATTCTCGGGCAGGCGTCGTTGATGTGCCAGGATATGTTTGCGGTGAGCGCGGCCGTCGGCGGAGGATTCGCGGGCCTGTTGAGCCTAGCCAACATGGGGGGCCGGCTGGCGTGGTCGTCACTCTCTGACCTGACCGGGCGCAAGGCGGTATACGGGGTCTACTTCCTGCTCGGAGCCGTGCTTTACACCCTCATACCCTTGAGTCAGAAGACCGGGAGCGTGGCGCTGTTCGTGGGCCTGACCGCCCTGATCATCTCCATGTATGGGGGTGGCTTTGCGACCATCCCGGCCTATCTGCGTGATCTGTTCGGGACGCTGCACCTGGGGGCGATTCATGGGAGGTTGATCACCGCCTGGTCGGTGGCCGCTGTTCTGGGACCGCAGTTGGTCAATTACATCTCGACGTATCGGATCGCGCAGGGTGTCCCGAGGGCCGAAGCGTACAATCTGACGATGTACCTGATGGCCGGACTCTTGGTGATCGGGCTGGTTTGCAACCTGCTTGTTCGACCGGTCGAACGACGATTCGCGGGGCACTCGCTCGACTCATCCGCGGACGAGGCCTGAACCGGAATCGGAAGCCTTTTGCCTTGGAGGCGGATCAATGACCAGCACTGAGTCCGGTGGCTCGCTGATCAGACTTGTCGTCTACTGGACCCTCGTGCTGATCCCGCTGGGCTGGGGAATCTCGCGGAGCGTTGTCACGTCGCTGCCACTGTTCTCCGCGACGGAGTCCCCGGTTTTTTCACCCAGCGAGGAATGACCGGGGTGGTGCTCCGAACGCCGCCCGTCGGCTCGGTTCACAAAGAGCCCGAGGCGGCGACCCGGATTCGGGCGTCGACCACGACGCAGGACCCATCGGGGTGAATCCGGATCGGATTCAGATCGACCTCCGCAATCTCCGGGATCACCGTCACGAGGGCAGAGAGGCGCATCAGGATGCTCTGCAGGGTCTTTATTGCATCCGATCGGCCGGCGGTTCGGTCCAGCATGACGGCGAGGGGGCCGGACCGGACAAGATCCTCGGCATCCCGATCCGTCAACGGGTGAAGGCGGAACGCGAGGAGGTTGAGAGCCTCGACCGCAGAGCCACCCAGGCCCAGGCCGATCGCGTGGCCGAACTGCGGGTCTCGGGCCACGCCGACCAGGACCTCGATCCCCTCGTCCACCATTTCCTGAACGAAGGCGCCCCGGGCGTCGGCCGCAGCGGCGGTCACGCGGGCGAAGGCGTGGCGCACGGCATCGGCGCCGAGGAGACCAAGGGCGATCCCGCCGGCGGCCCGCTTGTGGACCACGGTTGGCGCGTCAACCTTCAGCGCGACCGGCCCGTTGATCCGGTCGGCCGCCTCGACAGCGGCTTCGGCCGATGCCACGACCTCCCAGCGGGGCACGGGCATTCGGCATGTCGAGAGGATCGACTGGGTGTCCCTCGGGACAAGCCACGTCCCGGAATCGTCTCCACCCACACGTGCCGCATCGATGATGCGACGAAGTGCCGACCGATCGAGCCCGAGATCCTCGGGAACCGCACCCGGGCCGCCCGATCGACACCATTCGCCGTAGCGGACGACCCGAGCCAGCGCCCGAACCGCCCGACCCGGATCGGAGAGCAAGGGAATGCGGCAGCCCTCGACGCGATCGGGCAGGGGAGAGTCGATGAGCGGCAAGACGGCCAGCAGCGGGGGGTGATCAGGCGTGGCGGCGGCAACTTCGTCGATTGCCCGGACGATCGGCAGCGAGTCGCCGGGCCTGAGCGGCACGAACGACGCAATCACGGTATCCGCCTCGCCCGATTCGAGGAGCAGTCGGAGGCACCCGGCGAAGAGGACCGGATCGGTCGAGCCGATCAGATCAACCGGGTTCGCCACCTGGGACTCGGGTCGAACCAAGGTTCTGAGCCGGCCTTGCAAGCTCGGGGAAAACGTTGGCAAGAGCAGGCCGCCGGCTTCCAGGGCATCGGCACAGAGCACGGCCGGCCCGCCGGCGTTGGTCAGTACTGCAACGCGGTGTCCCTCGGGAATCGGCTGAGACGCGAGCAGCGCAGCGATGTCGATGAGCTCATCCAGATCGTCAACCCGGATCGTCCCAGCCTGCCGGAGCAAGCCGTCGGCCAGGGCATCGGGGCTGGCCAGCGCTGCCGTATGGCCGCCGGCGGCCCGAGAACCGGCCTCGGTACGACCGGCCTTGAGGACCACGACCGGTTTCCGAGACGCGACCTCCCGGGCGATCCGGAGGAAGTTCCGGGGTTCCTGGAATGATTCGAGGTAGAGCAGCACGAGCTCGGTTCGGAGGTCATCGCGCCACCAGGCCAAGAGGTCATTCTCGCCCACGTCGGCCTTGTTGCCGATGGCGACCATCGCCGAAAGGCCGACCCCGGCTCGTCGGAGTCGCTCGGGGATGACCACCCCGAACGCGCCGCTCTGCGCCCCGAGCCCCGCGTTACCGGGAATCATTGGGAAGTCGGCAAACGTGCCATTCATCGGCGCACGCGGATCGGTGCCGGCGATCCCCACGCAGTTCGGTCCGATCAGGCGAGCGCCGGACGATCGGATCAAGGCCGCCAGCTCTCCCTGGCGGGTCTTTCCCTCGCGGCCGACCTCGGAAAACCCCGCGGTGATCATCACGATCCCGCGCACACCGGCCCGAAGACATGCGGTCACCGCCTCCAGCGCCACGGCCGCCGGCACGGCGACGAAGGCCAGGTCGGCCGGCTCGGGCAGGTCGTCGATCGAGGCATACGCTGGGACCGAAGCGATGATCCCGGCCCGGGGGTTGATCGGGTAGACCGGTCCCGGGAAGGTCGCCAGCAAGTTCCGCACAAGGCGGCCGCTCATCGAGTCAGGATCGCGGCCCGCCCCGACGACCGCGATCGACCGAGGACGGAAGAAGACATCGAGGGTCTCGGGGTCTGGGGAGTCGTCGGGCGACATGGCCATCTCCTCTCCCTCCTGGGACGGTCAGGCGGGTCGATGGGACCGGGCGGCCCGGACGCCCGACCACTCCCCCTTCGATTCCGCTAGCAAGGCATCCGGTAAGACATCGCTTCCCGGACGCGATCGGTGGCCAGGGCGACCGCAGCGCGACGGGGCTCGATCCGCTCGTCCCGAGCGCGCTGGAGGACCTCCCGGGTGTTCCGGCTGATCTGATTGGCGATCCGGCGCAGGGCGTCGGCCTCGGTCCCGCCGTGGTACTCGACAGAGGCGCAGATCACACCACCGGCGTTGGCGATGAAGTCCGGCACGTTGACAATCCCGCGCTCGTGCAAGATCGCTTCGGCCTCGGGAGTGGCGGGGATGTTCGCCCCCTGAAGGACGAGCCTGGCCTTGATCGCTCCGGCGTTGTCGGCCCGGATGCAGTCGGGCCGGGCGGCGGGAATCAGGATGTCGCAGTCGACCAGGAAAAGCTCGGCCTGGGAGAGGCGACGGCCCCCCTCGAAGGCGGCGACGGTCCCGGCCTTGCGCTTGGTTTCCGCAAGCCGATCGAGATCCAGCCCCTCCGAGCAAGATACGGCACCGCCCCGATCGCTGGCCGCCACCAGAATAACACCGAGTTCGGCCAGAAACCGCGCGGCATGGCGGCCGACGTTTCCCAGCCCCTCGACGGCCAGCCGAGCCCCCTTCAGGTGGATGCCGGCGAACTCGGCGGCCACCTCGGCAGAGCGGGCCAGGCCGAAGCCGGTGGCGCCAATCTCGTCGAGCGGAATGCCACCGAGAACCCTGGGCAAGCCGACAGCCCGTCCGGTTTCTGAGCGGACGATCGCCATGCTTCGCTCGTTGGTCCCCATGTCGGGGCCTGGGATATACTCGGCCAGATCCCGGATGGCACGGGCAAAGGCGAGGACGAGGCGAGAGGCGTCGGCCGTCTTCGGATCGGCCTGGATCCCGGCCTTGCCGCCACCGTGCGGCAACCCCGCCGCGGCGTTCTTCAAGGTCATAGCCCGCGCCAGGCGAGCGACCTCGTCGGTCGAGACATCGGCAGCCATCCGAACGCCACCGATCGCCGGACCCGCCGCGACGTTATCGACAACCACGACCCCCTTCATCCCGGACCCGGGATCGTACAGGTGGACAACCTTCGATGGACCCAGCTCGTCGAACACGGCAAACTCGGGGAAAGCAGCCACGTCGGCCCCCCTTTCTTGTCGAGGCCAGAGGCGGTCGGCCCGGCCGGGTTCCGACCCGACCGGCCCACCGTTCGAATCAAGGTCGTTCGGACGCGATGGTGGCGTCCCAGTAACGGTCGACGGCCTCCTGAATCGCAGCGATCGCCTCGGGCCGGCGCTCGGGTTGGAACAGGTGGCGGTAGCGGCGCTGGGGCTCAAGGTACGCCTCGACCGGCCGGCGGCGCTCGGGGATGAAGGTATGGCGGATCGAGCCCTCGACCGCCTCTTTCAGAGGCCAGATGCCGGTTTCGACCGCCAGCTTCGCCAGGTCGTCGCCCATCGCGGGCTCGAAGCCCCAGCCTGGTGGGCAGGTCGCCAGCGCGACGAAGAGCTTCGCGCCTCGCAGGGGCCGAGCCCGCTCGACCTTCTCGGCCAGGTCAACGGCGTCGTGGGCCGAGATCGTCGCGACATATGGCGGCCGGTGCGACCGCCAGATCTCGAAGATGTCCTTCTTCACCCACGGCGTTCCCAACGGGGAGGTCGCCGTGTGGGAGTTGAGCGGCGAGGCCGACGAGGCCTGGAAGCCGGTGTTGCCATAGGCTTCGTTGTCGTAGCAGAGGTACCAGAAGTCGAGCCCGCGGTGGATTGCCCCAGAGGTCGACGACAGGCCCATGTCGAGCGTGGAACCGTCGCCGGCCAGAACCAGGACATTCAGGTTCTCGTCCTTCGGAAGCCGGCCCGACTCCATGAGAATGTCAAGCGCGTCGCGGAGCCCCTGAGCCCCGGCCGAAGGGCTGGCCATGGTCGTGTACAGCCACGATGACCGGAGCGGGGTGAACGGGTAGGTCGCCATCAAGGTCATGCAGCCGGCCGCGTTGACGACCACGGCGTTGCCGCCGAGAACTTTGTGGAAGAGCCGGAGCGTGGTCAGGGCGCCGCAGCCGGCGCAGAGCGGCGAACCGGGGGCGATGATCTCGTCGGCCGGCAGATCCTTCACACTGCGATAGTGCTCGCGGGCGACCTTCATGACACCACCTCCTCCGGGACATGCCCGGCGATTCGGAGCCGTTGCCCGACCTGTTCGGCCTCTCGGGCGGTCATGAGCAGCACCGGCCCCACCGGGCCCTCGTCCGGCCTGGCGTGCTCGGTGATGTTCAGGAGATGATCAAATTCGCCTCGGCTGATCTCCTTGCCTCCAAGCCCACCGACAAACGACCGGAGGACGGGAGGATGCCCCGGGCACTGAGCGAGCACGGCGGCAACTTCCTGGAACAGGATGCCGCCCAGACCGGGCGCAAGGTTCTGATCGAGGACCGCCACCGCCTTCCGACCCGAAAGGGCGGCCGCAAGGTCGGCCGCAGGCCAGGGCCGGATCATTCGCAGGCGTAGCAGGCCGACGCGGCGGCCCTTCGATCGCCAGCGGTCGACCGCGGCCCGACCCTTGGTCGCAAACGACCCGGCCATGATCAGCACCGTCTCGGCGTCGTCCAGGCGGTAGCCGTCGATTGCCCCGTACCGGCGACCGAAGCGGCGTTCGAACTCCTCGGCCGCCTCGTCGTGGACGGCCCGGGCCTGTTCAACGGCGAGGTGGAGCTGATAGCGGAAATAGCTATACGTCGGCCCTTCCAGCACGGCGACCCCCCTCGCCGCCGGGCGGGAGGCTGTGAAGCCCAGAGGTCTCGCCTCGGGGGACGGGAGAAACCGGCGCACCTCCTCGGGGTCGGGCAGTTCGACCGGCTCTCGGGTGAACGAGAGGAAGAAGCCGTCGAGGTTTACGAGCACCGGGGCCGAAACACGGTCGTCCTCCGCGATTCGGTAGGCCATCAGGACGGAATCGAGTACCTCCTGACAGGTCTCCGCATGGAGCTGGACGAAGCCCGAATCACGCGCGGCCAGCACGTCGTTGTGGTCTGGACCGAGGGTGATTGGGGCAGAAAGCCCCCGAGAGACGTTCACCAGAACGAAGGGCACGCGCCAGCCGGCGACCGTATACAGGACCTCCATCGCGTAGAGCAAGCCCTGGCTGGACGTGGCGGCGAAGGTGCGGACCCCGGCCGCGGCGGCGGCACCGGCGGCGGTCATCATCGAGTGTTCGCTGTCGAGGGTCACGAACCGTCCAGACATCGACCCGTCGGCAAACCACCCCGCGAGGCTCTCGATGATCTCGGTCTGCGGGGTGATCGGAAACGCGGGCACGTAGCGAGCCTCGGCAAGCCGGGCCCCCCAGGCTGCCGAGGCATTCCCGGTAAGCATGGTCGTGGTCATGTCCGTGCCTCCTCTTCGAGGCCGATGCCGTGGATCGGGCAAATCTGGCGGCAGATGAGACACCCCTTGCAGTGCTGCTCGTCGATGACCGGCAACCCCTCCTCATCCCAGGAGATCGCCCCATCGGGACAGCGAATCAGGCAGAGTCCGCATCGGGTGCAGCGGTCGCGATCGATGACGGGCCGTTCCAGTCGCCAGGCGCCGGTGTTTCGCAGGATTGCGTTGCCGGGGCTGATCACGTTCGGCCCGCCGGTAAGGGGGTCGGCCGCGAGGATCGGGATCACCGAATCGCCCGGCCGCTCCTCGGTTTCGGTGGCGCTTCGGAACGAGACGACCGGCAAGGCGTGGAAGACGTCGAGGCCGAAGGCAACATTCGCCTCAACTTCACCAGGCGACAGCCCGAGATGGGAGAACTCTGATCGGATCGCTTCAACGAGCCGGTCCTCGGTGACGAGTCCGACGAGTCGAGCAGCCGCCGCACCGAGGCCGGCGCTGAGGGCTCCGGCCCGGCCAAGGCGCTCGATGGCCGCGCCAGTCAGGTCCCATCGGATCAGGGGAGGTATGATCTCAGCCCGAGGGAGCGGGGCGTCAGGGGCGGCGTTGAGGAAGACCGCCGAGGCGCATTGTTGCCCGTCGAGCACCCCGGTGGCGGGATCGTCGAGCAAGGTCGCATCGGCCACGATGATGAGGTCCGGCTCCGAGATCACGCCCCGCTCGTCGATCGGCTGGCTGCCGATCCGCGCGAAGGCCGCCACCGGGGCGCCCCGGCGCTCGGCACCATAAACCGGGAAGTCCTGGCAGTGAGAGCCGGAGAGGAACGCCCCGGTACCGAGGATGCGACCGGCGGTCTTGACCCCCTGACCGCCTCGACCGTGGAGACGAACCCGGATCCGGGAGGGTGGGCCCGCTCGCTCGGGGCTGTCCGGATCGACCGACCGATGCTCAAGCCCTGCGCCCTGGGCCGTCCGAGTCGACATGGCCCGGCCTCCGTGGGGCTCACCCGAACGTTCCGAGCGCTCCCAGGGCTCAAATCGTCCCCGAAGAAGATCGAAGGGATTCGGGTAAGTGGAAATGAAAAAAGCCCCGATCTCACACGCGCAAGCAGCGGTGCGAGCCGGGGCCGTCACGACCAGGCGATTCACCTGTCAGAAGTGAACCGCTGATACCCAAGTATAGGCGGATCGCAGGTCTTTCTCAAGCGATCATCGGTCTGAAACGTCGGGACATGTCTGGAGATCCTCGCTGCGGTGTGAAGAGAAGGTCGACAGCCATCGAGAAGACGAAGACGCGTCAGGGCACCAGGTGGCCGCGACTAGACCAGGGACCGCCGCAAGGCAAGGGAGGCCATTCAGGTGATCCCGGGCTCCTCGGTCATCGTTTCCCCCGGGCGAGAGTGCGGTGAGCCTTCGAGAACTCACCGGTCGCCATGGCCGCGGAGATGGAGAGCTCGCCAGAGAGGCAGAGCCCCGCGGCCACCTCGGCCAGCGCGTGGGCGTGGCCCTGACCCGAGAGCCCGAGGATTTCCAGGCAAGCGCGCTGGCTCGGGAGCTGAGTCCCGCCTCCAATCGTGCCCACCATGAGGTTCGGGAGCGTTACACACCCGTAAAGCTCGCCCTCCGGGGTCACCTCAAATCGAGAGACACCCACGGCTGACTCGGCCACGCAGGCGACATCCTGGCCGCATGCGAGGTAGAGCGCGGCCAGCCCATTGGCGAAGTGGCCCTGGATCCCAATCGTCCCGGTGAGCACACTCCCGATGGCTCCCATGCCCCAGCACTCGAAGATCTCCTGGGGAGAGGCCCGGAGCTTTAATTCGACAAGGGACGGGGCGAGGAGGAATTCCGCCGTCACCTTCTTTCCTCGGACGAAAAGGTACGACTGGGCCGACGCCTTCTTGTCACCGGAGAGATTGGCCTCGACATACGATCGTCGCGGGCGGA harbors:
- a CDS encoding 2-oxoacid:acceptor oxidoreductase family protein yields the protein MSTRTAQGAGLEHRSVDPDSPERAGPPSRIRVRLHGRGGQGVKTAGRILGTGAFLSGSHCQDFPVYGAERRGAPVAAFARIGSQPIDERGVISEPDLIIVADATLLDDPATGVLDGQQCASAVFLNAAPDAPLPRAEIIPPLIRWDLTGAAIERLGRAGALSAGLGAAAARLVGLVTEDRLVEAIRSEFSHLGLSPGEVEANVAFGLDVFHALPVVSFRSATETEERPGDSVIPILAADPLTGGPNVISPGNAILRNTGAWRLERPVIDRDRCTRCGLCLIRCPDGAISWDEEGLPVIDEQHCKGCLICRQICPIHGIGLEEEART
- a CDS encoding thiamine pyrophosphate-dependent enzyme, with the translated sequence MKVAREHYRSVKDLPADEIIAPGSPLCAGCGALTTLRLFHKVLGGNAVVVNAAGCMTLMATYPFTPLRSSWLYTTMASPSAGAQGLRDALDILMESGRLPKDENLNVLVLAGDGSTLDMGLSSTSGAIHRGLDFWYLCYDNEAYGNTGFQASSASPLNSHTATSPLGTPWVKKDIFEIWRSHRPPYVATISAHDAVDLAEKVERARPLRGAKLFVALATCPPGWGFEPAMGDDLAKLAVETGIWPLKEAVEGSIRHTFIPERRRPVEAYLEPQRRYRHLFQPERRPEAIAAIQEAVDRYWDATIASERP
- a CDS encoding acetate--CoA ligase family protein, which codes for MAMSPDDSPDPETLDVFFRPRSIAVVGAGRDPDSMSGRLVRNLLATFPGPVYPINPRAGIIASVPAYASIDDLPEPADLAFVAVPAAVALEAVTACLRAGVRGIVMITAGFSEVGREGKTRQGELAALIRSSGARLIGPNCVGIAGTDPRAPMNGTFADFPMIPGNAGLGAQSGAFGVVIPERLRRAGVGLSAMVAIGNKADVGENDLLAWWRDDLRTELVLLYLESFQEPRNFLRIAREVASRKPVVVLKAGRTEAGSRAAGGHTAALASPDALADGLLRQAGTIRVDDLDELIDIAALLASQPIPEGHRVAVLTNAGGPAVLCADALEAGGLLLPTFSPSLQGRLRTLVRPESQVANPVDLIGSTDPVLFAGCLRLLLESGEADTVIASFVPLRPGDSLPIVRAIDEVAAATPDHPPLLAVLPLIDSPLPDRVEGCRIPLLSDPGRAVRALARVVRYGEWCRSGGPGAVPEDLGLDRSALRRIIDAARVGGDDSGTWLVPRDTQSILSTCRMPVPRWEVVASAEAAVEAADRINGPVALKVDAPTVVHKRAAGGIALGLLGADAVRHAFARVTAAAADARGAFVQEMVDEGIEVLVGVARDPQFGHAIGLGLGGSAVEALNLLAFRLHPLTDRDAEDLVRSGPLAVMLDRTAGRSDAIKTLQSILMRLSALVTVIPEIAEVDLNPIRIHPDGSCVVVDARIRVAASGSL
- a CDS encoding pyruvate synthase; protein product: MTTTMLTGNASAAWGARLAEARYVPAFPITPQTEIIESLAGWFADGSMSGRFVTLDSEHSMMTAAGAAAAAGVRTFAATSSQGLLYAMEVLYTVAGWRVPFVLVNVSRGLSAPITLGPDHNDVLAARDSGFVQLHAETCQEVLDSVLMAYRIAEDDRVSAPVLVNLDGFFLSFTREPVELPDPEEVRRFLPSPEARPLGFTASRPAARGVAVLEGPTYSYFRYQLHLAVEQARAVHDEAAEEFERRFGRRYGAIDGYRLDDAETVLIMAGSFATKGRAAVDRWRSKGRRVGLLRLRMIRPWPAADLAAALSGRKAVAVLDQNLAPGLGGILFQEVAAVLAQCPGHPPVLRSFVGGLGGKEISRGEFDHLLNITEHARPDEGPVGPVLLMTAREAEQVGQRLRIAGHVPEEVVS
- a CDS encoding L-lactate MFS transporter, with product MPRLRFLDRDRTVAPAGYNRWLIPPAALAVHLCIGQVYGFSVFNEPLTRVLGIDEPIPGKDWTIPQVGWAYSIALVMLGLSAAVLGRWVERAGPRKTMFAAACCFCGGLWLSGLAVEWHSLGLLYLGYGVIGGFGLGLGYIAPVSTLVRWFPDRPGMATGLAIMGFGGGALIGAPLGVKLMGTFASETSVGVREAFLVMGTVYFAYMIFGAATVRVPAPDWQPKGYDPAIRRKSMMARSDIPVDLAWRTRPFWLLWLVLCLNVTAGIGILGQASLMCQDMFAVSAAVGGGFAGLLSLANMGGRLAWSSLSDLTGRKAVYGVYFLLGAVLYTLIPLSQKTGSVALFVGLTALIISMYGGGFATIPAYLRDLFGTLHLGAIHGRLITAWSVAAVLGPQLVNYISTYRIAQGVPRAEAYNLTMYLMAGLLVIGLVCNLLVRPVERRFAGHSLDSSADEA
- a CDS encoding MFS transporter small subunit, which codes for MTSTESGGSLIRLVVYWTLVLIPLGWGISRSVVTSLPLFSATESPVFSPSEE
- a CDS encoding Glu/Leu/Phe/Val family dehydrogenase translates to MAAFPEFAVFDELGPSKVVHLYDPGSGMKGVVVVDNVAAGPAIGGVRMAADVSTDEVARLARAMTLKNAAAGLPHGGGKAGIQADPKTADASRLVLAFARAIRDLAEYIPGPDMGTNERSMAIVRSETGRAVGLPRVLGGIPLDEIGATGFGLARSAEVAAEFAGIHLKGARLAVEGLGNVGRHAARFLAELGVILVAASDRGGAVSCSEGLDLDRLAETKRKAGTVAAFEGGRRLSQAELFLVDCDILIPAARPDCIRADNAGAIKARLVLQGANIPATPEAEAILHERGIVNVPDFIANAGGVICASVEYHGGTEADALRRIANQISRNTREVLQRARDERIEPRRAAVALATDRVREAMSYRMPC